A genomic segment from Lutzomyia longipalpis isolate SR_M1_2022 chromosome 3, ASM2433408v1 encodes:
- the LOC129792776 gene encoding WASH complex subunit 4: MQSPNNKGKAAENICGEQQLRQFGKFLDSHSHLLLSLDGDHSAPERGGTFTKCHTTIDYKYRGNCENISLFQLVESDNKVLNKNIIVFAFLSDEIEYLRKEAERLQLNLLYYDEDVAEGKTDTAPASNVINEKVSTVLEYLCNTRQFLERCNDVLELTVKQFSAFFDDNKCLGNADNSTCFHAISDKMCDLFVSIYIFDEIFGGLRLRQFWNPYKKQMTTVCVNGDQFRDYTDVDLNGLKQMIGDLDVLFQGRLVESALERCVRVKGMVPSKALGRFATQMQAYIKRTLGGVMKYPQDISELGNCQEILRVSVMCIFYHAFFGNLDQKCFKNLLEISNKFCGITLISNIVWCPEVFIRRHAATLLKGHERFVSDANKVRQIFLTTKTANLPKEVNSFAFRTLSWTLQMMAEQKMAKSEVKIDQIRVRASLFTTGVKLAGQMSHLIKCVTNLHVIVQQPMQKHTLMNVCKLLELLISIPEVFQHFRTFIVESVNSIIQHFAYQAIYLVNAAKKTLSRDNYNERILDSLAALQIAERCFYGPATRTRINIARIALCVFESNATSLNVEYVEKLMKILERLSLIVDLQDTLNRVCDTSFLFWHQSLFRSYLKQYFDQGIDHQRILATFAGINKCAEGIGECKMVKFTCQEQFIEGVMKTMSREVIMRLCGQIETSLRLDFHSNLQVDAVNPFVRGSMLVNSSALLAVEPIRVADRYVSLRRSVEAYLSNMFYNLTTISLHDWRTYGEMRRLAGLKMNLVTVADHLPTQIIEQGCDVLDIMRNIHVFVAQYVYNLNNQVFIERTSANKHLNTINIRHIANSLRTHGIGVVNTTVNFTYQFLKRKIYVLSQFLYDERIKSRLVKDQKWFRDNRERLGQMYAYERADAFNKGIRKLGITDAGESYLDTFRLLVSHIGNAMGYVRMMRSGCIHTCSMASAFLPSAEERGSLTLSELATNEGLSSATCTSAANLQGDIEHLWRQWSEGTEYFRLLVDTLAPFLRDAKNVHLKTFYIIVPPLTINFIEHILSMKDRMGKKNRQDALFTDDGFVMGLAYILKLLDQIDDFNSLHWFRAVKVKYAADREKIAQQRKEMGTVDDVKLQQTLALTERRIQTFQQEFDLLYYNLSSAKIFFSN, encoded by the exons ATGCAATCGCCTAATAATAAAGGAAAAGCCGCAGAAA aCATCTGCGGCGAACAACAATTGAGGCAATTTGGTAAATTCCTGGATTCTCACAGTCATCTCCTGCTCTCCCTGGATGGTGATCACTCAGCCCCAGAACGAGGTGGAACATTCACAAAATGCCACACAACAATTGACTACAAATACCGTGGAAATTGCGAAAATATCTCCCTTTTCCAACTTGTGGAATCCGACAATAAAGTTCTCAATAAGAACATCATTGTCTTCGCCTTCCTGAGTGATGAGATTGAGTATCTGCGCAAGGAGGCGGAAAGACTGCAACTCAATCTCCTCTACTACGATGAGGATGTGGCAGAAGGGAAGACTGACACCGCACCGGCAAGCAATGTGATCAATGAGAAAGTTTCCACTGTGCTGGAGTACCTCTGCAACACGCGGCAATTCCTCGAACGCTGCAATGACGTCCTGGAGCTCACCGTTAAACAATTTAGTGCCTTCTTCGATGACAACAAATGCCTTGGGAATGCTGACAATTCCACATGCTTCCATGCCATTTCCGACAAAATGTGTGATTTGTTTGTGAGTATTTACATCTTCGATGAGATCTTCGGGGGACTGCGGTTGCGGCAATTTTGGAATCCGTACAAGAAACAAATGACAACTGTTTGCGTGAATGGTGATCAATTTAGGGACTACACTGATGTTGATTTGAATGGACTGAAGCAGATGATTGGGGACTTGGATGTCCTCTTTCAGGGTAGACTCGTTGAGAGTGCCCTGGAGCGGTGTGTTAGGGTAAAAGGAATGGTGCCATCGAAAGCATTGGGGCGTTTTGCCACACAAATGCAGGCCTACATTAAGAGAACACTCGGTGGTGTGATGAAATATCCGCAAGATATATCCGAGTTGGGGAACTGCCAGGAAATTCTCAGGGTGAGCGTCATGTGCATCTTCTATCATGCCTTCTTTGGTAATCTCGATCAGAAGTGCTTCAAGAATCTCCTCGAGATTAGCAATAAATTCTGCGGAATCACCCTCATTAGCAATATCGTCTGGTGTCCGGAAGTCTTCATTCGTCGCCACGCAGCCACCCTCCTCAAGGGTCATGAGCGATTTGTGAGTGATGCCAATAAGGTGCGACAAATCTTCTTGACCACAAAAACTGCCAATTTGCCAAAGGAAGTGAACTCATTCGCTTTCCGCACCCTCTCGTGGACCCTCCAAATGATGGCTGAACAAAAGATGGCAAAGAGTGAAGTTAAAATCGATCAAATACGTGTCCGGGCAAGTCTCTTCACCACCGGCGTGAAACTTGCCGGTCAAATGAGTCACTTGATAAAGTGCGTGACGAATCTTCATGTGATCGTGCAGCAACCAATGCAAAAGCACACATTGATGAATGTCTGCAAGCTCCTAGAGCTACTAATCAGCATCCCGGAGGTGTTTCAGCACTTTCGCACGTTTATCGTGGAAAGTGTCAACAGTATCATCCAGCATTTTGCCTATCAAGCCATTTACTTGGTGAATGCCGCCAAGAAGACTCTTTCGCGTGATAATTACAACGAAAGAATCCTCGACTCCCTGGCGGCACTCCAAATTGCCGAACGTTGCTTCTACGGTCCAGCAACGAGGACACGAATTAACATTGCCAGGATAGCCCTTTGTGTCTTTGAGAGTAATGCAACGAGCCTCAATGTGGAGTATGTTGAGAAATTGATGAAGATTCTCGAGAGGTTGTCCCTCATTGTGGATCTACAG GACACCCTCAATCGTGTTTGTGACACTTCATTCCTTTTCTGGCACCAATCACTATTCCGCAGCTACCTGAAGCAGTATTTTGACCAAGGAATAGATCATCAGCGTATCCTGGCTACTTTTGCGGGTATCAACAAATGCGCAGAGGGTATTGGTGAGTGCAAGATGGTTAAATTCACGTGTCAGGAACAATTTATTGAGGGTGTAATGAAGACAATGAGTAGGGAAGTGATAATGCGGCTGTGTGGACAAATTGAGACGAGTCTCCGGTTGGATTTCCACTCCAACTTGCAAGTGGATGCCGTGAATCCCTTCGTGAGGGGTTCAATGCTCGTCAACTCGTCTGCCTTGCTAGCTGTGGAGCCCATAAGGGTGGCAGATCGCTATGTAAGCTTGAGGAGAAGCGTTGAAGCCTACCTCAGCAATATGTTCTACAATCTAACGACAATTTCCCTCCACGACTGGCGTACGTATGGTGAGATGAGACGTCTTGCGGGGCTGAAGATGAATTTGGTAACTGTGGCTGATCACTTGCCGACGCAGATTATTGAACAGGGATGCGATGTACTGGATATAATGCGAAATATTCACGTTTTTGTCGCACAGTATGTGTACAATTTGAATAATCAAGTATTTATTGAGCGCACCAGTGCCAATAAGCACCTCAATACCATCAATATTCGTCACATTGCCAATTCCCTGAGGACCCATGGGATTGGTGTTGTGAATACAACTGTTAATTTCACGTACCAATTCCTCAAGCGGAAGATTTATGTGTTGTCACAATTTCTCTACGATGAACGCATCAAGAGTCGTCTTGTGAAGGATCAAAAGTGGTTCAGGGACAATCGTGAGCGTCTTGGGCAAATGTATGCGTACGAGAGGGCGGATGCCTTCAATAAGGGTATCCGGAAGCTTGGTATTACGGATGCAGGAGAGAGTTATTTGGATACTTTTCGCCTTCTTGTGAGTCACATTGGCAATGCAATGGGGTATGTGAGAATGATGCGATCCGGATGCATTCATACGTGCTCCATGGCGAGTGCTTTCCTACCATCTGCAGAGGAGCGTGGGAGTCTAACGCTGAGTGAGCTGGCTACGAATGAGGGACTCTCATCGGCTACGTGCACATCAGCAGCCAATCTGCAGGGAGACATTGAGCATTTGTGGCGACAGTGGTCAGAAGGAACGGAATACTTTCGCCTCCTCGTCGACACATTGGCCCCCTTTCTGCGAGACGCAAAGAATGTCCACCTGAAGACCTTCTACATCATCGTACCGCCACTCACAATTAACTTCATTGAGCACATTCTGAGCATGAAGGATCGCATGGGGAAGAAGAATCGACAGGATGCCCTCTTTACGGACGATGGATTCGTCATGGGGCTGGCCTACATCCTCAAGCTTCTCGATCAAATTGATGACTTCAATTCACTCCACTGGTTCCGTGCAGTTAAGGTCAAGTATGCAGCTGATAGGGAGAAAATTGCACAGCAGCGAAAGGAAATGGGTACAGTGGATGATGTGAAGCTACAGCAAACGCTGGCGCTCACCGAGAGGCGTATTCAGACATTCCAGCAGGAATTTGATCTGCTCTACTACAATTTGAGCAGTGCCAAGATTTTCTTCAGTAACTAA
- the LOC129792778 gene encoding transcriptional repressor CTCF-like: protein MSHTTVGIKLEGSELQSYLESFNKEIDTTATAGPSSAGHTEAETITIIRDAEGESGGEDDDEDTGTYFIDSSGNYYYQATKDSEPVLTTPPDFLDDEDVKEKTETKKSSENQDYVTIMPSDGGSGEVSYVLIMNGQDGKEQASQETLEGGEEEQPEGEEFEGEDEDGNVYDFEEDPDKIIGLSDGEDDKQKVMKIIKGPMQTVSHLCNYCNYTSTKRYLLSRHMKSHSDERPHKCSVCERGFKTVASLHNHVNTHTGTKPHHCKFCMSSFTTSGELVRHVRYRHTHEKPHKCSECDYASVELSKLKRHIRCHTGERPYQCPHCTYASPDTFKLKRHLRIHTGEKPYECDVCNAKFTQSNSLKAHKLIHNVGDKPVFQCELCPTTCGRKTDLRIHIQKLHTSDKPLKCKRCDGLFPDRYTYKIHTKTHEGEKCYKCDLCPYASISARHLESHMLIHTDQKPYQCDQCEQSFRQKQLLKRHINLYHNPDYVPPVPKPKGHHCPHCSRSFRHKGNLIRHLALHDPESSIHEDAQALKAGRKKRILYDGEFKTEQLDSDEEQEEEEYEDEDMPPDEDMIEETQDSVEEEHKETMIVEGDDDNQYVVLEVIPLGDEEDEGQNSRLNEEFLLSENIEGEVLEGLHDPSKKISVKTENVDKDMGDCFGFDEEEDEEMEVREANPAKKMKKSSIVAKQ from the exons ATGTCGCATACAACAGTAGGAATAAAGTTGGAGGGCAGTGAGTTGCAATCGTATCTGGAGTCCTTCAATAAGGAGATTGATACCACTGCTACAGCTGGACCGTCATCTGCTGGTCATACAGAAGCGGAAACAATAACAATCATCCGGGATGCAGAAGGTGAATCCGGAGGggaggatgatgatgaagataCTGGGACGTACTTCATAGACTCCTCCGGGAACTACTACTACCAGGCAACAAAGGATTCCGAACCTGTTTTGACTACACCACCAGACTTCTTGGATGATGAAGATGTCAAGGAGAAAACAGAGACGAAGAAGTCTTCGGAGAATCAAGACTATGTCACAATAATGCCGTCTGACGGTGGATCCGGTGAGGTGAGCTATGTGTTGATCATGAATGGGCAGGATGGCAAGGAGCAGGCTAGCCAAGAAACTCTCGAGGGTGGTGAAGAAGAACAACCAGAGGGGGAGGAATTTGAGGGAGAAGATGAAGATGGGAATGTTTATGACTTTGAGGAGGATCCCGACAAGATTATTGGGCTTTCCGATGGGGAAGATGACAAGCAGAAGGTGATGAAGATTATCAAGGGGCCCATGCAGACGGTATCGCATCTCTGCAACTACTGCAACTACACAAGCACCAAGCGCTACCTCTTGTCGCGCCACATGAAATCCCATTCGGATGAGCGCCCCCACAAATGTAGTGTGTGCGAGCGTGGCTTCAAAACCGTGGCGTCACTTCACAATCACGTGAATACCCACACTGGGACCAAACCGCATCACTGCAAATTTTGCATGAGCTCCTTCACGACATCCGGAGAGCTTGTTCGCCATGTTCGCTACCGGCATACCCACGAAAAGCCACACAAGTGCTCAGAGTGTGACTATGCGAGTGTCGAATTGAGCAAGTTGAAGCGGCATATTCGCTGCCACACCGGGGAGCGCCCATATCAATGTCCTCACTGCACCTACGCCTCTCCGGATACATTTAAGCTGAAGCGCCACTTGCGCATCCACACGGGGGAGAAACCCTACGAATGCGATGTGTGCAATGCAAAATTCACCCAAAGTAACTCCCTGAAAGCTCACAAACTCATCCACAATGTGGGAGACAAGCCGGTCTTTCAGTGTGAGCTCTGCCCCACAACGTGTGGCCGCAAAACCGACCTGAGGATTCACATTCAGAAGCTTCACACATCCGACAAGCCACTCAAATGCAAACGCTGCGATGGACTTTTCCCTGACAGATATACTTACAAG ATCCACACAAAGACACACGAAGGAGAGAAATGCTACAAGTGCGATCTTTGTCCTTACGCATCAATTTCTGCGCGTCATTTGGAGTCTCATATGCTTATTCATACAGATCAGAAGCCCTACCAGTGTGATCAGTGTGAACAGTCTTTCCGGCAGAAGCAACTTCTGAAGCGTCATATAAATCTCTATCACAATCCAGACTACGTGCCGCCGGTGCCAAAGCCAAAGGGGCACCATTGCCCGCACTGTAGCCGTAGCTTTAGGCACAAGGGTAACCTCATTCGGCATCTTGCGCTGCACGATCCCGAATCTTCAATTCACGAAGATGCGCAGGCGCTTAAGGCGGGACGGAAGAAGCGCATTCTGTACGATGGGGAATTCAAAACAGAACAATTGGACAGTGATGAGGAgcaggaggaggaggagtACGAGGATGAGGATATGCCACCAGATGAGGATATGATTGAGGAAACTCAAGATAGTGTTGAGGAAGAACATAAAGAGACGATGATTGTTGAGGGGGATGATGACAATCAATATGTTGTATTGGAGGTCATCCCGCTTGGTGATGAGGAGGACGAAGGACAAAATTCACGTCTCAATGAGGAATTTCTCCTATCAGAGA ATATTGAAGGAGAAGTTCTCGAAGGACTTCATGATCCTAGCAAGAAAATAAGTGTCAAGACCGAAAATGTGGATAAAGACATGGGAGATTGCTTTGGATTTGAT GAGGAAGAGGATGAAGAGATGGAAGTAAGAGAAGCAAATCcagcaaagaaaatgaagaaatctaGTATTGTGGCAAAGCAGTAG